In a genomic window of Pedobacter sp. KBS0701:
- a CDS encoding TonB-dependent receptor: MKQIFTFLLILSSFYAYAQKTGSVSGRVIQSKDKKPIDYASLAVRNLADSSMVGAVSTTEDGKFVFKNLKPGTYRLYAAFLGLKNTTKDFTISTDKLDIILGDIILEGGAIDLQTVDIKAEIPPIVVKKDTLEFNASSFKVVENAVVEDLLKKLPGVEVDKAGTVKAQGETITKVKVDGKEFFGNDPLLATKNLPADMIDKIQIIDELSDQAQFTGIDDGSRTKIINITTRKDKKNGYFGNSTAGYGSNDRYDVNANINHFDQDKRLSVVAQFNNVNKQNFGGGLGGGSGGGNGGRSGITDTKAGGFNFSDVYADQTEVSLSYFVNKSDNLILRNSVTQNLLGNVTTVFNNNQTNASDRLNHRLNFMVDTKIDSLTSLKVQPNLSYTDNESLNSSIYTRDFGTYNTSGSQRLTNHNTAPAISNNILLRKKFMRRGRTLSLNFNTNINNNDADNYNYNPETREKDNVKTVKIINQLNDQESESISQNTRLVYTEPLSKTLSLEFNYQNGYSHNTSDRFTYDFNPATLNYDLLNDSLSNVYENTILTNTAGFSFNKMDKKYNWNVGMAVQNTDRNNNNITRGFILKQNVFNYTPSAMFRYNFSNSKRLVFNYRGSTNQPTIQQLQPIPNNTNTQSIPLGNPNLKPEFNNTLRIAYNTFTVGKNRSLFVNVNLTQTSNKIANSSSLIESGVNQGKFAVLPVNVSGVYSGSLSSSLSLPIMAENKLNFHINISSNYDRDVNFTNALKNITNSWSINNGYRLVSNLDKLDLTAGVSGSINRATYSVQPSSNTRYYTFSPNISISYMFPGDIRWSVDADYNQNTGRGEDFDTHFTLVNSYLSKQFFKNRGTFKAAVNDLLNENQGVNRTANNNTIRDESYNVLQRYFMFSFTYSLNRMGGKNRIRGAEEGGRNRGGNGGGGFGGGGQRN; encoded by the coding sequence ATGAAACAAATTTTTACGTTCCTGCTTATTTTATCGTCTTTTTATGCTTACGCCCAGAAAACGGGTTCAGTCAGCGGAAGGGTTATTCAATCAAAGGATAAAAAGCCAATTGATTATGCTTCTTTGGCTGTTAGAAATCTGGCAGACTCAAGCATGGTAGGCGCTGTAAGTACTACAGAAGATGGAAAGTTCGTTTTCAAAAACCTGAAGCCAGGTACGTACAGGTTATATGCGGCATTTTTAGGCTTAAAGAATACCACTAAAGATTTTACCATCTCAACAGATAAACTTGATATCATCCTGGGCGATATTATTTTAGAAGGCGGCGCAATAGATCTTCAAACGGTAGATATTAAAGCAGAAATTCCACCAATTGTGGTAAAAAAAGATACCCTTGAGTTTAATGCAAGTTCGTTTAAAGTGGTAGAGAATGCTGTAGTTGAGGATCTGTTAAAGAAATTACCAGGAGTAGAGGTAGATAAAGCCGGGACAGTAAAAGCCCAGGGTGAAACCATTACCAAAGTTAAGGTAGATGGAAAAGAGTTTTTTGGGAATGATCCCTTATTGGCTACTAAAAACCTTCCGGCCGATATGATCGATAAAATTCAGATTATTGATGAACTTTCCGATCAGGCACAGTTTACCGGAATTGATGATGGATCAAGAACCAAAATCATTAATATCACCACCAGGAAGGATAAAAAAAACGGCTATTTCGGGAACAGTACAGCTGGTTATGGTTCCAACGATCGTTACGACGTAAATGCGAATATCAACCATTTTGATCAGGATAAGCGATTGAGTGTAGTTGCCCAGTTTAATAATGTAAACAAACAAAATTTTGGTGGCGGCCTGGGCGGCGGAAGTGGGGGTGGCAATGGCGGACGTAGCGGTATTACCGATACTAAAGCAGGTGGATTTAACTTCTCGGATGTGTATGCTGACCAGACAGAAGTAAGTTTAAGTTATTTTGTGAATAAATCCGATAACCTGATTTTAAGAAATAGCGTTACCCAAAATCTTTTGGGCAATGTAACTACGGTTTTCAATAATAACCAGACCAATGCTTCCGATCGTTTAAATCACCGCTTAAACTTTATGGTTGATACCAAAATCGATTCGCTAACCTCACTTAAAGTACAGCCCAATTTAAGTTATACCGATAACGAAAGCCTAAACAGCAGTATTTATACCCGCGATTTTGGTACCTATAACACAAGCGGATCTCAGCGCTTAACCAATCATAATACGGCGCCCGCTATCAGTAATAATATTTTGTTGCGCAAAAAGTTTATGCGCCGCGGAAGAACATTGTCGCTGAATTTTAACACGAACATTAACAATAACGACGCTGATAATTATAATTACAATCCCGAAACACGTGAAAAAGATAATGTTAAAACGGTAAAGATTATTAATCAGCTTAATGATCAGGAAAGCGAATCTATTAGTCAGAATACCCGACTGGTTTATACAGAGCCTTTAAGTAAAACCCTTAGCCTTGAATTTAACTATCAGAACGGCTATAGCCATAATACTTCTGATCGTTTTACTTACGACTTTAACCCGGCTACGCTGAACTATGATTTGCTGAATGATTCATTAAGTAACGTTTACGAAAACACCATCTTAACCAATACGGCTGGTTTCAGTTTCAATAAAATGGACAAAAAATACAACTGGAATGTGGGGATGGCCGTTCAGAATACCGATCGTAATAACAATAACATTACCCGTGGATTTATATTAAAACAGAACGTATTTAACTATACACCTTCTGCCATGTTCAGGTATAATTTTAGCAATAGTAAGCGTTTGGTCTTCAATTATCGTGGTAGTACGAATCAGCCTACCATACAACAGTTGCAGCCTATCCCCAATAATACCAATACACAAAGTATCCCGTTGGGAAACCCCAATTTAAAACCCGAATTTAACAATACCCTACGTATTGCATACAACACTTTTACGGTAGGAAAAAACAGGTCGCTATTTGTTAATGTGAACTTAACCCAGACTTCCAATAAAATTGCCAATAGCAGCAGTTTAATCGAAAGCGGTGTTAACCAGGGTAAATTTGCAGTACTGCCCGTAAACGTAAGTGGTGTTTACTCTGGCTCACTATCCTCCTCATTAAGTTTGCCCATTATGGCAGAAAATAAGCTTAATTTTCACATCAACATCAGTAGTAACTATGATCGGGATGTAAACTTTACCAATGCCTTAAAAAATATTACCAATAGCTGGTCAATTAACAATGGTTACCGTTTGGTTTCCAATTTGGATAAACTCGATTTAACCGCAGGTGTTAGTGGCTCAATTAACCGTGCTACCTATTCTGTTCAGCCCAGTTCCAACACGCGTTATTATACTTTTAGTCCAAATATCAGTATCAGCTATATGTTTCCTGGCGATATCCGCTGGTCAGTAGATGCAGACTACAACCAGAATACAGGTAGGGGAGAGGATTTCGATACCCACTTTACTTTGGTGAATTCGTACCTAAGCAAACAATTTTTTAAAAACCGCGGCACTTTTAAAGCTGCCGTAAACGATTTGCTGAATGAAAACCAGGGTGTAAATCGTACGGCTAACAACAACACTATTCGTGATGAA
- a CDS encoding outer membrane beta-barrel family protein — MKRNVQRAIFIVLLFCGYIAQAQNTGSISGKVINAKDKKPVDFATIAIKSLKDSSVVASGQTDPDGSFNFKAIAPGKYRIYSAFLGLKTTTKDIEVAKAAVNAGEIAMSDDGVDLKTVNVTATIPIVVKKDTLEFDAKSIKVRENAVVEDLLKKVPGVEVAKDGSVKAQGETITKVKVDGKEFFGNDPLLATKNLPADMVDKIQVIDELSEQAQFTGIDDGTRNKILNITTKNGMKHGYFGNSTVGYGSNDRYDASLNVNKFDDDRQISFIGQFNNVNKQNFGQGGGVGNGFGGGGGRGGFGGGGGAGSGGGNGGITTTNAAGLNFADTYKDGTQFQASYFFNKAISENIQNSNTQNLAGGTNNIAEDINNTSDRINHRFNFMVDTKINPSLSIKIQPNVAYTETDGNNLNKYTRTLDDGSTDGTQRNTTTSATPTMSNNLLIRKSFKRRGRTLSLNVNTSINDNDGTNLNYRNDKITEGTATRDTITNQFNNTNSHSINNTTRLVYTEPINKTLSVEVNYQNGYSNSDSQRDVFNYNPLTLQFDLVDNAFSNIYNNRTLTNAAGLSLTTTEKKYNWNIGLAAQQTNRVNNNLTTGLKRTQNFINITPSAQFRYNFSNRKRLFINYRGSTSQPTIDQIQPILDNTNSQTIYIGNPALKPSFNNQLRINFNNFNIENGRFFFAGLNLTQTFNAIGNTVVPLSGGVQQVSYINVDGVYAGNANATWSLPLMAERKLTLNISGNGAYSRNVNFITGQGITDLVKNITNSYTISNGYKLVTNVDKFDLTGGITGSYTNSTFSARPSSNTQYYTINPSFDVSYVLPANIRLAIDIDYFRNFGGGDLFNQEYTILNPYISRQFFKNRGTFKFSINDALNQNTGVSRTATGTSIVDLTTNVLRRYYMFSFTYSLTRIGGRNMSGDMQMPGQRGGGGGGGRPRM; from the coding sequence ATGAAAAGAAACGTTCAGCGGGCAATATTCATTGTTCTTCTATTTTGTGGTTACATCGCCCAGGCTCAAAATACTGGTTCGATAAGCGGAAAAGTAATTAACGCGAAAGATAAAAAGCCAGTTGATTTTGCTACAATCGCAATTAAGAGTTTAAAAGATTCGAGTGTTGTGGCATCCGGTCAAACCGATCCTGATGGAAGCTTTAACTTTAAAGCCATAGCTCCGGGTAAGTACAGGATTTATTCCGCCTTTTTAGGTTTAAAAACAACAACGAAAGATATAGAAGTGGCTAAAGCAGCCGTAAATGCCGGTGAAATTGCCATGAGTGATGATGGCGTTGATTTAAAAACAGTTAATGTAACCGCTACCATCCCAATTGTGGTGAAGAAAGATACTTTAGAATTTGATGCCAAATCGATTAAAGTGCGCGAAAATGCCGTGGTAGAAGATCTCCTGAAAAAGGTGCCTGGGGTTGAGGTAGCAAAAGATGGCAGTGTTAAAGCGCAGGGCGAAACCATTACCAAAGTAAAGGTTGATGGTAAAGAATTTTTTGGCAATGATCCATTATTGGCGACTAAAAATCTTCCGGCCGATATGGTTGATAAGATCCAGGTAATTGACGAACTTTCTGAACAGGCACAGTTTACCGGCATTGATGATGGAACAAGGAACAAAATCTTAAACATTACCACCAAAAATGGCATGAAACATGGTTATTTTGGTAACAGCACTGTAGGTTATGGTTCTAACGATCGTTATGATGCCAGCTTGAACGTAAACAAATTTGATGATGACAGGCAGATCAGCTTTATTGGTCAGTTTAACAATGTGAACAAGCAGAACTTTGGCCAGGGCGGAGGTGTAGGTAATGGATTTGGAGGTGGAGGCGGCCGTGGTGGATTTGGTGGTGGGGGTGGAGCAGGTTCCGGCGGCGGAAATGGTGGGATCACCACTACCAATGCAGCAGGCTTAAACTTTGCCGACACCTATAAAGACGGTACTCAGTTTCAGGCCAGTTATTTCTTTAATAAAGCAATTTCTGAAAATATCCAGAACTCCAACACCCAAAACCTGGCAGGAGGTACGAACAACATTGCTGAAGATATAAATAATACTTCCGATAGGATTAACCATCGCTTCAATTTCATGGTTGATACCAAGATAAATCCATCTTTATCTATTAAAATTCAGCCCAACGTGGCTTATACCGAAACAGACGGAAACAATTTGAATAAATATACGAGAACGCTTGATGATGGCTCGACCGATGGTACACAGCGCAATACCACAACTTCTGCTACGCCTACCATGAGTAATAATTTATTAATCCGTAAAAGTTTTAAACGGAGAGGTCGCACACTTTCCTTAAATGTAAATACTAGTATAAATGATAATGACGGTACAAACCTTAACTATAGAAATGATAAAATTACGGAAGGGACAGCAACGAGAGACACCATTACCAATCAATTCAATAATACCAATAGCCATTCCATAAATAATACCACGAGGCTTGTTTATACTGAACCGATAAATAAAACCCTAAGCGTAGAGGTTAACTATCAGAATGGTTACTCAAATAGCGATTCGCAAAGAGATGTGTTTAATTACAATCCGTTAACCCTTCAATTCGACCTTGTAGATAATGCATTTTCGAATATCTATAACAATCGTACCTTAACAAATGCGGCTGGGTTAAGCCTTACTACAACTGAAAAAAAATACAACTGGAATATCGGCTTAGCCGCACAACAAACCAACAGGGTAAATAATAATTTAACCACAGGTTTAAAACGTACACAGAATTTTATCAATATTACGCCATCGGCGCAGTTCAGGTATAATTTTAGTAACCGTAAACGTTTGTTCATTAATTATAGGGGCTCTACCTCACAACCAACTATCGATCAGATCCAGCCGATTCTGGATAATACAAACTCTCAGACCATTTATATAGGTAATCCGGCATTAAAACCATCGTTCAACAACCAGTTGAGGATCAACTTTAACAACTTTAATATCGAAAATGGCCGGTTTTTCTTTGCGGGCTTAAATCTTACCCAAACCTTTAATGCCATTGGAAATACGGTTGTGCCTTTGTCAGGAGGTGTTCAACAGGTAAGTTATATTAATGTGGATGGCGTTTATGCTGGTAATGCCAATGCCACTTGGTCTTTACCATTGATGGCAGAACGTAAGCTAACGTTGAATATTTCTGGAAACGGAGCGTACAGTAGAAACGTGAATTTTATTACAGGACAGGGGATTACCGATCTGGTAAAAAATATAACCAATAGTTATACCATTTCAAACGGGTATAAATTGGTAACCAACGTTGATAAATTCGATTTAACTGGGGGTATAACCGGAAGCTATACCAACTCTACATTTTCTGCAAGGCCATCATCCAATACGCAGTATTATACCATTAATCCAAGTTTTGATGTCAGTTATGTATTGCCAGCCAATATCAGGTTAGCAATCGATATCGATTATTTCAGGAACTTTGGTGGTGGTGATCTGTTTAATCAGGAATACACTATTCTTAATCCTTACATCAGCCGTCAGTTTTTTAAAAACAGAGGAACATTTAAATTTTCTATAAATGATGCGCTTAACCAGAATACCGGTGTAAGCAGAACTGCTACCGGGACTTCAATTGTTGATTTAACCACAAATGTGTTAAGACGTTATTATATGTTCTCATTCACCTACTCGTTAACGCGTATAGGTGGCAGAAACATGAGTGGCGATATGCAGATGCCAGGCCAACGCGGTGGCGGTGGCGGCGGTGGCCGTCCAAGGATGTAA
- a CDS encoding VanZ family protein, with translation MYKTLKQQKWAILWTVVVLVFCNMHISDSVGKSGFFFEGFDKMTHLGFFFVLSVLLFYGKIKYQHTYAFRTLTIFKVLLVCAIIGGGIELLQWKVFTYRSAEWWDFGCDMLGASMAVFSYVLLHKLNFNEKKG, from the coding sequence TTGTACAAAACACTAAAACAGCAAAAATGGGCCATTCTTTGGACAGTTGTTGTTTTGGTGTTTTGTAATATGCACATTTCCGATTCTGTTGGAAAAAGCGGCTTTTTCTTCGAAGGCTTTGATAAAATGACCCATCTGGGATTTTTCTTTGTTTTATCTGTATTACTTTTCTATGGTAAAATAAAATACCAGCATACCTATGCTTTCAGAACCTTAACCATTTTTAAGGTTTTACTTGTCTGTGCTATTATCGGTGGCGGAATTGAACTATTACAATGGAAAGTTTTTACCTATCGTTCTGCAGAATGGTGGGATTTTGGCTGTGATATGTTAGGCGCATCAATGGCAGTTTTTAGTTATGTATTGCTCCATAAATTGAATTTCAATGAGAAGAAAGGTTAG
- the gcvH gene encoding glycine cleavage system protein GcvH — MNFPSELKYTKDHEWVRVEGNEAYIGVTDFAQRELGDIVYVDINTVGSEVAKEEVFGTVEAVKTVSDLYMPVTGTVLELNAELNDNPELVNSDPYGQGWMVKVSLADLAEVEGLLTAEAYQELVGA; from the coding sequence ATGAATTTTCCATCAGAATTAAAGTACACTAAAGACCACGAGTGGGTTAGAGTTGAAGGTAATGAAGCTTATATCGGCGTAACTGATTTTGCACAACGCGAATTGGGCGATATCGTTTATGTTGATATTAACACTGTAGGTAGCGAGGTAGCTAAAGAAGAAGTTTTTGGTACGGTAGAAGCTGTTAAAACGGTATCTGATTTATATATGCCAGTTACAGGGACAGTATTGGAACTTAATGCTGAATTAAACGACAACCCGGAATTGGTTAACTCTGATCCATACGGACAGGGATGGATGGTAAAAGTATCTTTAGCTGATTTAGCTGAAGTAGAGGGTTTATTAACAGCAGAAGCTTATCAGGAACTTGTAGGTGCCTAA